The Flammeovirgaceae bacterium genome contains a region encoding:
- the mazG gene encoding nucleoside triphosphate pyrophosphohydrolase: protein MKKPPVKPDLNRQAKLKAFDRLLTVMDELRENCPWDKKQTMESLRHLTIEETYELSDFILDGNLEEIKKELGDLMLHNVFYARIASEKGAFDIADVMNAICDKLIERHPHVYGDVVATDEETVKANWEKLKLKGGNKSVLEGVPKSLPAMVKAIRIQDKARGVGFDWEKKEQVWEKVEEEMREFKKEFNAVEPEKINKEKATAEFGDLLFSLVNYARFINIDPEEALERTNKKFIQRFQYLENESAKDGKKLGEMTLAEMDIYWEKAKTL from the coding sequence ATGAAAAAACCGCCCGTAAAACCCGATTTAAACCGCCAGGCCAAACTGAAAGCGTTTGACAGGTTGCTTACCGTTATGGATGAACTGCGCGAAAACTGTCCGTGGGATAAAAAGCAAACCATGGAAAGCCTGCGCCATTTAACCATTGAAGAAACCTATGAACTTTCGGATTTCATTCTGGACGGTAATCTGGAGGAAATAAAAAAGGAGCTGGGCGATTTAATGCTGCACAACGTATTCTATGCGCGGATTGCTTCAGAAAAAGGCGCTTTTGATATAGCCGATGTAATGAATGCCATCTGCGATAAGCTGATTGAACGCCACCCGCATGTATATGGCGATGTAGTGGCCACCGATGAAGAAACCGTAAAAGCCAATTGGGAAAAATTGAAACTTAAAGGAGGCAACAAGTCGGTATTGGAGGGTGTGCCCAAATCGTTGCCGGCCATGGTAAAAGCCATCCGCATACAAGACAAAGCCCGGGGCGTTGGATTCGACTGGGAGAAAAAGGAGCAGGTTTGGGAAAAGGTGGAGGAAGAGATGCGCGAATTCAAAAAGGAATTTAACGCAGTAGAACCTGAAAAAATCAACAAAGAAAAAGCAACGGCTGAGTTTGGTGATTTACTTTTTTCGCTGGTGAACTATGCCCGATTTATAAACATTGATCCGGAAGAAGCGCTGGAACGGACGAACAAAAAATTCATTCAGCGTTTTCAGTATCTTGAAAACGAATCGGCTAAAGACGGAAAGAAACTGGGTGAAATGACGTTGGCCGAGATGGATATCTATTGGGAAAAGGCAAAAACATTATAA
- a CDS encoding SdpI family protein: MSKTLWMHLMLGPLMLVLSFLFKQFPPKKINHWYGYRTPRSMRSQEAWDFANRYSSYALVIVSGLTCLVQVITYSLMTFKSAIIVSAIFLSVALLAVIPLTEIQLNKKGFT, encoded by the coding sequence ATGAGCAAAACCCTATGGATGCACCTCATGCTGGGACCACTAATGCTGGTATTGTCGTTTTTATTTAAACAGTTTCCTCCCAAGAAAATAAACCATTGGTACGGCTACCGTACACCCCGCTCAATGCGCAGCCAGGAGGCGTGGGATTTCGCCAACCGGTACAGCAGCTATGCCTTGGTTATTGTTTCAGGGTTGACTTGCTTGGTTCAGGTTATCACCTATTCCTTAATGACCTTCAAATCAGCCATCATCGTCTCGGCCATCTTTTTGTCGGTAGCTTTACTTGCCGTTATTCCGCTTACAGAAATTCAATTGAATAAAAAAGGGTTTACCTGA
- a CDS encoding acetyl-CoA hydrolase/transferase family protein → MYPRIVSAREAVKIIQSNNRVFVHGSAATPQLLLRALTKRAHELRNVELVAVSTLGELELAKPEYADSFYINSLFVSENIRGAINSGRGNYVPIFLSEISKLFEKDILPLDVALLHVSPPDKHGLCSLGVSVDVARAAAKYAKHIIAQVNPKMPRTHGDGFIDIHKIHTLVETDDDLPEVNYATQITECDRTIGTYVAELVEDRSTLQMGIGAIPDAVLESLTHCKDLGVHTEMFSNGVIDLIKKGVITNKYKKKHRGKTVTSFAIGSHHLYSFIDDNPQFAFLEAEYVNDGRIIRTNPKVVAINSAIEIDLTGQVCADSIGTYQYSGVGGQMDFIRGASLSEGGKPIIAMASVTKKGATKIVPYLKQGAGVVTTRAHVHYVVTEYGVAYLYGKNLRQRAYALMRIAHPNHRESLEQEIIKRFGSNVYAVS, encoded by the coding sequence ATGTATCCCCGTATCGTATCCGCCCGCGAAGCCGTAAAAATAATTCAATCCAATAACCGGGTGTTTGTTCACGGCAGCGCGGCAACACCCCAATTGTTGCTGAGGGCGCTTACCAAAAGGGCGCACGAATTACGAAATGTAGAGCTGGTTGCCGTGAGCACGCTGGGCGAACTGGAGCTGGCCAAACCCGAATATGCCGATAGTTTTTACATCAACTCGCTGTTTGTTTCTGAAAACATCCGGGGGGCCATCAATTCGGGCCGTGGAAATTATGTACCGATATTCCTCAGCGAGATTTCAAAACTTTTTGAAAAAGACATCCTTCCGCTGGATGTAGCCCTGCTGCATGTATCGCCTCCGGATAAACACGGATTATGTTCACTGGGAGTATCGGTTGATGTAGCCCGCGCAGCCGCCAAGTATGCCAAACACATCATCGCCCAGGTAAACCCGAAAATGCCCCGCACCCATGGCGATGGATTTATTGATATTCACAAGATTCATACACTGGTTGAAACGGATGATGACCTGCCGGAAGTTAACTATGCCACGCAAATCACCGAATGCGACCGGACCATTGGTACGTATGTGGCCGAGCTGGTTGAAGACCGGAGCACGTTGCAAATGGGTATTGGCGCCATACCCGATGCTGTACTGGAAAGTTTAACCCATTGCAAAGATTTGGGTGTTCATACCGAAATGTTTTCCAACGGTGTGATTGACCTGATCAAAAAAGGTGTAATCACCAACAAGTACAAAAAGAAGCACCGCGGAAAAACAGTTACTTCGTTTGCCATCGGCTCACACCACTTGTACTCGTTTATAGACGACAACCCCCAGTTTGCTTTTCTGGAAGCCGAGTATGTAAATGACGGTCGCATTATCCGCACCAACCCGAAAGTGGTAGCCATTAACAGCGCCATTGAAATTGACCTGACCGGTCAGGTATGTGCCGATTCCATCGGTACGTACCAGTATTCCGGTGTGGGCGGGCAAATGGATTTCATCCGCGGAGCGTCCCTATCCGAAGGAGGTAAACCCATCATTGCGATGGCATCGGTTACTAAAAAAGGAGCTACCAAAATTGTTCCTTACCTGAAACAAGGAGCCGGTGTGGTTACCACCCGTGCCCATGTTCATTATGTGGTTACCGAATACGGGGTGGCTTACCTGTATGGAAAAAATTTACGCCAACGTGCATACGCGCTGATGCGCATTGCCCACCCCAATCACCGCGAGTCGCTGGAGCAGGAAATCATCAAACGGTTTGGAAGCAACGTATATGCAGTGAGTTGA
- the glmM gene encoding phosphoglucosamine mutase produces the protein MSLIKSISGIRGTIGGKPGENLTPVDVVKFAAAFGEWIISRKGRKVVIGRDARLSGEMVSSLVCSTLQGLGLDVIDLGLSTTPTVEIAVPLEKAGGGIILTASHNPIQWNALKLLNEKGEFISAEDGTQVLKLAEEENFSFAEVTKLGSYSRNNKYINRHIELILKSKWVDTKAIKKAGFKIAIDAVNSTGGIAVPLLLKKLGVKKVVELYCKPNGKFPHNPEPLPENITEICRVVKKQKCDLGIVVDPDVDRLALVQEDGKPFGEEYTLVAVADYILRKKRTNTVSNLSSTRALRDITEKAGGHYTAAAVGEVNVVQAMKQTKALIGGEGNGGVIFPELHYGRDALMGIALFLTHLAKSKMKASELRKTYPDYVISKNKIELTAGIDVDAILEAIRRKYNHEKINTADGVKIDFENTREWIHLRKSNTEPIIRIYAESQNSTKADTLAQRIISDIRALISG, from the coding sequence GTGTCGTTAATCAAATCGATTTCGGGTATTCGCGGAACCATTGGCGGTAAGCCCGGTGAAAATTTAACTCCGGTTGATGTTGTAAAGTTTGCAGCCGCGTTTGGCGAGTGGATTATTTCGCGCAAAGGCCGCAAGGTGGTGATTGGCCGCGATGCACGCCTGTCGGGCGAAATGGTCAGTTCGCTGGTGTGCTCAACGTTGCAAGGCCTGGGGCTTGATGTAATTGATCTCGGATTATCCACCACGCCAACGGTAGAGATTGCCGTTCCGCTTGAAAAGGCAGGCGGTGGCATAATCCTTACGGCCAGCCATAATCCGATACAGTGGAATGCACTGAAGTTGTTGAATGAAAAGGGTGAGTTTATCTCAGCCGAGGACGGTACACAGGTTTTAAAACTGGCTGAAGAAGAAAATTTTTCGTTTGCCGAGGTTACTAAACTGGGGAGCTACTCCCGCAACAACAAGTACATTAACAGGCACATCGAACTTATACTGAAAAGCAAGTGGGTGGATACAAAGGCCATTAAGAAGGCCGGGTTTAAAATTGCGATTGATGCCGTTAACTCAACCGGTGGTATTGCCGTACCGCTGTTACTGAAAAAACTTGGGGTGAAAAAGGTTGTGGAATTGTACTGTAAACCAAACGGAAAATTTCCGCATAACCCCGAGCCGCTTCCGGAAAACATTACCGAAATCTGCCGCGTGGTGAAGAAGCAAAAATGCGATCTGGGCATTGTGGTTGACCCGGATGTTGACCGGCTTGCGCTGGTGCAGGAAGACGGCAAGCCGTTTGGCGAAGAGTACACGCTGGTGGCGGTGGCAGATTATATCCTGCGCAAGAAAAGAACCAACACTGTTTCAAATTTGTCCTCTACACGTGCCCTTCGGGATATTACCGAAAAGGCAGGGGGCCACTACACAGCCGCAGCCGTAGGTGAAGTGAATGTGGTGCAGGCCATGAAGCAAACAAAGGCGTTGATTGGTGGCGAGGGAAATGGAGGCGTCATCTTTCCTGAACTGCACTACGGGCGCGATGCGCTGATGGGAATAGCCTTGTTTTTAACACACCTGGCGAAGTCGAAGATGAAAGCCTCGGAGTTGCGAAAAACGTATCCGGATTACGTCATATCAAAAAACAAAATTGAACTTACTGCGGGCATTGATGTGGATGCAATCCTCGAAGCCATCAGGCGCAAATACAATCACGAAAAAATCAATACGGCTGATGGCGTTAAAATTGATTTTGAAAACACCCGGGAGTGGATTCATCTGCGCAAGTCGAATACTGAGCCGATCATTCGCATCTATGCCGAATCGCAAAATTCAACAAAAGCGGATACCTTGGCCCAACGAATAATTTCGGATATCCGGGCTTTGATTTCGGGCTAA
- a CDS encoding cysteine desulfurase yields the protein MRIYLDNAATTPLDPEVFEAMKPFMLEDYGNPSSTHAHGRKVRAAIETARKKVAELMNCTPGEIIFTSGGTEADNAILVCAAETFNIKHLISSPIEHHAVTHTCETIASKGDLELHMVKLDEKGHVDLNDLEALLKKYPNAMVSLMHANNEIGNLLDIQTVGDLCEQHGAFFHSDTVQTVGHYRHDMKQLKVCGMTAGAHKFHGPKGVGFMYIRKDKKIHSFIHGGAQERNMRGGTENVYGIIGLAKALEIAYRDMDDHVRHITSLKSRMVEKLKEHIPGVLFNGDSANLERSLYTVLNVSLPETDDSNLLLFNLDLHGVSASGGSACSSGASTGSHVLAALYPESKRAAVRFSFSKYNTFEEVDYAVNTLAELFKVEA from the coding sequence GTGCGCATCTACCTCGATAACGCTGCCACTACCCCGCTCGACCCGGAAGTGTTTGAGGCCATGAAGCCTTTCATGCTCGAAGATTACGGCAACCCGTCATCCACCCATGCGCACGGCCGCAAAGTGCGGGCAGCCATTGAAACCGCGCGTAAAAAAGTGGCCGAGTTGATGAACTGTACCCCAGGCGAAATCATTTTCACCTCAGGCGGCACCGAAGCTGATAACGCCATTCTGGTTTGTGCAGCCGAAACCTTCAACATCAAACACCTGATTTCATCACCTATTGAACATCATGCGGTAACCCATACCTGTGAAACGATTGCCTCTAAAGGCGATCTGGAGTTGCACATGGTTAAACTGGATGAGAAGGGTCATGTTGATCTGAATGATTTGGAAGCCCTGTTGAAGAAATACCCCAATGCGATGGTGTCGCTCATGCATGCCAACAATGAAATCGGCAACCTGCTCGACATTCAAACCGTGGGCGATTTGTGCGAGCAGCACGGGGCCTTTTTTCATTCCGATACCGTGCAAACCGTGGGTCATTACCGTCATGATATGAAGCAACTGAAGGTATGCGGCATGACGGCCGGGGCACACAAATTTCACGGGCCGAAAGGCGTGGGCTTTATGTACATCCGCAAAGACAAAAAAATTCATTCATTCATTCATGGCGGTGCGCAGGAGCGCAACATGCGGGGAGGAACGGAAAATGTTTACGGTATCATCGGCCTGGCCAAAGCACTCGAGATTGCGTACCGCGATATGGATGACCATGTACGGCACATTACTTCATTAAAATCGCGTATGGTTGAAAAGCTGAAAGAGCATATTCCGGGTGTGCTGTTCAATGGCGACTCGGCTAATCTGGAACGCAGCCTGTACACGGTTTTAAATGTAAGCTTGCCGGAAACAGACGACAGCAATCTGCTGCTGTTCAATCTTGATTTGCACGGGGTTTCGGCTTCAGGCGGCAGCGCCTGTTCCAGCGGGGCATCAACCGGCTCGCATGTGTTGGCAGCACTGTATCCGGAATCAAAACGGGCAGCCGTACGGTTTAGCTTCAGCAAATACAATACTTTTGAAGAAGTTGATTACGCGGTAAACACGCTGGCCGAACTATTTAAGGTGGAGGCCTGA
- a CDS encoding cation:proton antiporter, whose protein sequence is MNKLTQMEVMGLLLQLGVMLIAGRIFAEGARKFKQPAVVGEILAGIILGPTILGMISPESFHWLFPLGASSIALDGFVQVAVVMLLFIAGLEVDLHIVWQQGKQAMFTSLFGLIVPFFTGFAFPYLFPDFFGYADEGKRLAFALFMGTSMAITALPVIARILMDLNIFKSRIGMLIISSAMINDLIGWLIFSVVLAMIGKGHQNISIWYTIMLTVGFTALMLTLGRGIINRTLPWVNKRLAWPGGLLSLSLAFCFIAAAFTEYIGIHAIFGAFILGVALGDSEHMSERAKEIIHQFINNIFAPLFFVAIGLKVNFLVNFDFWLTLVILIIAFTGKIIGSGLGSRLGGFKWNESLAAGFGMNARGAMEIILGLIALENGLINEKVFVSLVIMALVTSITSGPLMKWSLSRKWK, encoded by the coding sequence ATGAATAAACTCACTCAAATGGAAGTTATGGGCCTCCTTCTCCAATTGGGCGTTATGCTCATAGCCGGGCGGATTTTTGCCGAAGGGGCCAGGAAGTTTAAGCAACCCGCGGTAGTTGGCGAAATCCTGGCTGGTATTATCCTGGGCCCCACTATTCTGGGCATGATTTCGCCTGAAAGTTTTCACTGGTTATTTCCGTTAGGTGCCTCATCCATTGCGCTTGATGGATTTGTACAGGTGGCTGTGGTGATGCTGCTGTTCATTGCCGGGCTTGAAGTTGACCTGCACATTGTGTGGCAGCAGGGTAAGCAGGCTATGTTTACCAGTTTGTTTGGCCTGATTGTGCCGTTTTTTACAGGCTTTGCCTTTCCGTATTTATTTCCTGATTTCTTTGGTTATGCCGATGAAGGCAAACGGCTTGCCTTTGCGTTGTTCATGGGTACGTCAATGGCTATTACTGCGTTGCCCGTCATTGCGCGTATTTTAATGGACCTGAATATCTTCAAGTCGCGCATCGGCATGTTGATCATTTCATCGGCTATGATTAACGACCTGATCGGCTGGCTTATATTCTCGGTGGTGCTGGCCATGATCGGCAAGGGCCATCAAAACATCAGCATCTGGTACACCATTATGCTTACCGTGGGGTTCACGGCATTAATGCTCACCTTAGGCCGGGGTATTATTAACCGCACCTTGCCGTGGGTAAATAAACGACTGGCCTGGCCGGGCGGGTTGCTTTCACTGTCGCTGGCTTTTTGTTTTATCGCAGCTGCTTTTACCGAATACATTGGCATCCATGCTATTTTCGGAGCATTTATACTTGGTGTTGCCCTGGGCGACTCCGAACACATGAGCGAACGGGCCAAAGAAATTATTCACCAGTTTATCAACAATATTTTTGCCCCGCTGTTTTTTGTAGCCATCGGGCTAAAGGTAAACTTTCTTGTAAATTTTGATTTCTGGTTAACGCTGGTCATTCTTATCATCGCTTTTACCGGTAAAATTATAGGCAGCGGCTTGGGTTCCCGACTCGGTGGCTTTAAATGGAATGAATCGCTGGCGGCCGGTTTTGGCATGAATGCGCGGGGAGCCATGGAAATCATCCTGGGATTGATTGCCCTTGAAAATGGATTAATTAACGAAAAGGTTTTTGTTTCGCTGGTTATTATGGCACTGGTTACCAGTATTACCAGCGGGCCGTTGATGAAATGGAGTTTGAGCCGGAAGTGGAAGTAG